In a genomic window of Acipenser ruthenus chromosome 41, fAciRut3.2 maternal haplotype, whole genome shotgun sequence:
- the LOC131709060 gene encoding phospholemman-like, with protein MATVTALVFLTVLAAALVDATETAEKTDPFTYDYSQLRVGGLIMAAVLCLIGICILFSNHCRCKFKQDNRKRANGTAATTEHLLSSPARASEC; from the exons ATGGCTACAGTCACAGCCTTAGTTTTTCTAACAG tACTTGCTGCCGCTTTAGTAGATGCTACAGAAACTG CAGAGAAAACGGACCCCTTTACATATG ACTACAGTCAGCTGCGTGTGGGAGGACTGATCATGGCTGCTGTCCTCTGTCTCATTGGCATCTGCATCCTCTTCA GTAACCATTGCAGGTGCAAATTCAAACAAGACAACAG gaaaAGGGCCAATGGCACTGCAGCCACAACCGAGCACCTGCTTTCATCTCCAG cccgGGCGAGCGAGTGCTGA